In Vagococcus hydrophili, one DNA window encodes the following:
- the rnpM gene encoding RNase P modulator RnpM, giving the protein MKQRKIPMRKCVVSNEMKPKKEMLRIVRSKEGEVSMDPTGKLSGRGAYLSIEPEVVQLSWDRKILDRVLETSLTDEFYQELLDYVTHQKARRELFANDK; this is encoded by the coding sequence ATGAAACAAAGAAAAATTCCGATGAGAAAATGTGTCGTGTCTAATGAAATGAAACCTAAGAAAGAAATGTTGAGAATCGTTCGTTCTAAAGAAGGGGAAGTTTCCATGGATCCCACAGGTAAATTGTCTGGAAGAGGTGCCTACCTTTCTATTGAGCCTGAAGTCGTTCAGTTAAGTTGGGACAGAAAAATACTCGACCGTGTTTTAGAAACCAGCTTAACGGACGAATTTTATCAAGAGTTATTAGATTATGTGACTCACCAAAAAGCAAGAAGAGAGTTGTTCGCTAATGACAAATAA
- the nusA gene encoding transcription termination factor NusA yields the protein MNKEMLGALDALEREKGISKAIVIEALEAAMISAYKRHYGQAQNVEVEFNDKKGDVHIYSVKEVTEEVMDSQLEVSLEEAQKVNQAYEIGDMIRFEVTPKDFGRIAAQTAKQVILQRVREAERSIIYNEFSAYENEIMQGIVERQDNRYIYVNLGKIEAVLSKHDQIPNEVYQPHDRIKVYIHKVENTSKGPQVYVSRSHPDLLKRLFEQEIPEVYDGEVEIVSIAREAGDRAKVAVKAENKDIDPVGTCVGPKGQRVQSIVNELKGENMDIVEWNEDPAIFISNALNPAQVVNVIFDASQRACTVVVPDFQLSLAIGKRGQNARLAAKLTGFKIDIKPESEMEAMATEAVEAEEIVEEIESSTEHLVENIEADTIETVEEEKIEE from the coding sequence ATGAACAAAGAAATGTTAGGCGCATTAGACGCTCTTGAACGCGAAAAAGGCATTTCCAAAGCTATCGTAATTGAAGCTTTAGAAGCAGCAATGATTTCTGCTTATAAACGTCATTACGGACAAGCTCAGAATGTTGAAGTAGAATTTAATGATAAAAAAGGTGACGTTCATATTTATTCAGTAAAAGAAGTGACTGAAGAAGTAATGGATTCACAATTAGAAGTAAGTTTAGAAGAAGCTCAAAAAGTGAATCAAGCTTATGAAATTGGTGACATGATTCGTTTTGAAGTGACACCAAAAGATTTTGGTCGTATTGCAGCGCAAACTGCTAAACAAGTTATTCTACAACGTGTTAGAGAAGCAGAACGTTCAATTATTTATAATGAATTTAGTGCATATGAAAATGAAATTATGCAAGGAATTGTAGAAAGACAAGATAATCGTTACATCTACGTTAACTTAGGAAAAATCGAAGCGGTATTATCAAAACATGATCAAATCCCTAATGAAGTGTACCAACCACATGATCGTATCAAAGTTTACATTCATAAAGTTGAAAACACGTCTAAAGGACCACAAGTTTATGTATCTCGTAGCCATCCGGATTTATTAAAACGTTTGTTTGAACAAGAAATTCCAGAAGTATATGACGGTGAAGTTGAAATCGTCAGCATTGCTCGTGAAGCAGGAGACCGTGCGAAAGTGGCTGTTAAAGCTGAAAATAAAGATATCGATCCTGTTGGAACATGTGTTGGACCAAAAGGGCAACGTGTTCAATCAATTGTTAATGAGTTAAAAGGTGAAAACATGGATATCGTTGAATGGAACGAAGATCCAGCTATATTTATCTCAAACGCTCTTAACCCAGCACAAGTTGTTAATGTTATTTTTGATGCATCACAACGTGCTTGTACTGTAGTCGTTCCTGATTTCCAATTATCATTAGCCATTGGTAAACGTGGACAAAATGCTCGTTTAGCAGCTAAATTAACTGGATTTAAGATTGATATTAAACCAGAATCAGAAATGGAAGCAATGGCAACTGAAGCGGTAGAAGCAGAAGAAATCGTTGAAGAAATTGAATCATCAACAGAACATTTAGTTGAAAACATTGAAGCTGATACAATTGAAACAGTTGAAGAAGAAAAAATCGAAGAATAG
- the rimP gene encoding ribosome maturation factor RimP gives MANVVDIVTDLVSPIVDELSFELVDIEYVKEGRNWFLRVFIDKEGGIDLNECAIISEKLGEKLDMINPDPIPQAYFLEVSSPGAERPLKKEEDYTNAIGEYINISFYQAVDGEKQYQGFLDSFDQDELTLTIKVKTQRKTMTFERKNIAKARLAIEF, from the coding sequence TTGGCGAACGTTGTTGATATCGTAACAGACTTGGTTAGTCCTATTGTAGATGAATTATCATTCGAATTGGTTGATATTGAGTATGTAAAAGAAGGAAGAAATTGGTTTTTACGAGTTTTTATTGATAAAGAAGGTGGCATTGATTTGAATGAGTGTGCCATTATCAGTGAAAAATTAGGTGAGAAACTAGATATGATCAATCCTGATCCGATTCCACAAGCATACTTTTTAGAAGTCTCTTCTCCTGGAGCAGAGCGCCCTTTAAAGAAAGAAGAAGATTACACAAACGCCATTGGTGAGTACATTAATATTTCATTCTATCAAGCAGTTGATGGTGAAAAGCAGTATCAAGGCTTTTTAGACTCATTTGATCAAGATGAATTAACATTAACAATTAAAGTTAAAACTCAAAGAAAAACAATGACATTTGAACGTAAAAATATAGCCAAAGCGAGATTGGCAATCGAATTTTAA
- a CDS encoding metallophosphoesterase, with translation MKLIKTLSIASLLLGGALLAEGYRENRQLDKDFFTIKSTKLNKKSDKIRVAHLSDTQFPRLKVSQSKILNTLTNEAPDIILFTGDTIDRTENINTTELIYFLSKLTKIAPTFVISGNHEVTNAGFDQWRDIVSNSQATYLDNEVTEITLHNNKFNIVGISNEEINLPTTEKEKINPNQETLVLAHHPENIHDYINNMDQSSINVFSGHAHGGQIIIPGVGGVFSPDQGMLPDYTNGHYKLEENNLFVSRGLANSSFPVRLNNYPHLLFIDIEGK, from the coding sequence ATGAAACTAATAAAAACATTATCCATTGCAAGTTTACTTCTAGGTGGCGCACTACTTGCTGAAGGGTACCGAGAAAACAGACAACTTGATAAGGACTTTTTTACAATAAAAAGCACGAAACTAAATAAAAAAAGTGATAAAATTAGGGTCGCCCACTTATCAGATACTCAATTTCCTAGATTAAAAGTTTCTCAAAGTAAAATTCTTAATACATTAACGAATGAAGCACCTGATATTATTTTATTTACAGGGGATACCATTGATCGAACTGAAAATATAAACACCACTGAATTAATCTATTTTTTAAGTAAGCTAACTAAAATTGCCCCGACTTTTGTGATTAGTGGGAATCATGAAGTCACCAATGCAGGTTTTGATCAATGGCGTGACATTGTAAGTAACAGTCAGGCTACTTACTTAGATAACGAGGTCACAGAAATCACACTGCATAATAATAAATTTAACATTGTGGGTATATCCAATGAAGAAATAAATTTACCAACCACTGAAAAAGAGAAAATTAATCCAAACCAAGAAACGTTAGTTCTAGCCCACCATCCAGAAAACATTCATGATTATATTAATAATATGGATCAGTCTTCAATTAATGTTTTTAGCGGACACGCTCATGGCGGGCAAATCATTATTCCAGGAGTGGGTGGCGTTTTTTCTCCTGATCAAGGCATGCTGCCTGATTATACGAATGGACATTATAAGTTAGAAGAAAATAATCTATTTGTCAGTCGCGGTTTAGCGAACAGTTCATTTCCAGTTAGACTTAATAATTATCCGCATCTACTCTTTATTGATATTGAAGGGAAGTAA